From the Helianthus annuus cultivar XRQ/B chromosome 17, HanXRQr2.0-SUNRISE, whole genome shotgun sequence genome, the window GTCGTGAGAAAGTCGATGATACATTTTGTCTTCTAATCGATGGTTCAaatgtttttatatttataaacttggcaaacatcacaagttttgatcatacataaaacaaaattttgttcGAATATCAGAAAAGTGTCttaaaatatcgttttataattgttaaatcttcgttattaactatctgatattttattttctcaacccgtgtaatacacggggttataacctagtataaattaaaaaaaaaaaaaaccctactgTAGCGACCCCTTCCCCAAAAGAATGTTTCCTTCTCACTCTGGTTCGTAGAAAAATCAGGGTTTATACTTTTCTTTTCATGGAGAAGCAAAATCGAACAAGGTTCGTAAGCGTGAAGCCACTGAGATATCCCAGTTTGTAAGTCCTCTTACTTTGTAATTTTGTATTATTTGAAACACCTATGAATTCTGCTTTCGTATTGTGGATCTCCTAATAATGGTTTTTGCTGATTTGGGGGTTAGTCGCTCATCTTGTTTGTTACTGAGACATACATACATGTGTGTACCATAAAAGTGTTGTGTATAAATAGTATGTATCAAGTTGCTGCACACACATGTGATCATGTTCCTGTCTGATCATCTTATAACTGCAGAGATAGATAGATAGATGGATCTTAAAGATTTAAATGAAACTGCTCGAAAATGAATAAAATCTGAACATAGCACTGCTATATGCAAACTTGATACACtgaggtaaaaaaaaaattattatggGTCAGGCAAGTTGTATAACGGGTCAAAACGAAAACTTTTGGTACAGGTTGAGACATGATCGGGTTGAGTTGACCCAAGTCAGACACCAAAAGAAATCGAATATCTTGCTTCTTTACCCTTTTGATTACTTAATATGCCATTAGACAGAAGCTTATTAGGTAGGTAATAAACATAATCAAGATCCTCAATTTTCAAACAAGATAGCAGCAGAATTAAGAATAATATTGAAGTTTGATCTGATTTATTTAAAGTCAAAACAAGTTTCAGTTAAGCAAAAATCACAACTACAAATTTGGGAAATTGAAAGAGCAAAGAAATTAAAATGAGATTTCACTTGCAATGAGTAGCGATAGCTTTCAGTTCGTTAGCATGTTTATTGACTTTCTTTATTGGGTCAAAGTTAACTTGGACTTCATAGCAGTATAATATGGACATTCAGTGTTTTTTTTTCATGGATCTTACTTTTAAATCCCAAACCCTAATTGCTTTTCTTGTTATCTTTGCAGGTAAGAGTTTCATTAATCAGGTACGTTTTCATCTTTGGTGAGTGTTGGTAGTTAATTTGCTGGCATAATCGAACCCTTATTTAATTTTAAGATTATGATCCttgttgaaacaatggttaacacaaAGGATAACCAAAGGGGGTCGTTTcacttatggggttcaacctcttctcttgcTCGTATCAAAGGctcgagatctgcaaaacagcaaacaccgttagtctcgttaagaggggaaagggaggttttccctcttaaccaggctccggcgtgagaataagtactgttccgagatgaataaacagtgtgtgtatagaatgagtaaagagagccaagatccttaacctgaatgatgaagggttctatttatagccggagggtgaagaaggaggaagcagctgtgccagctgtgggtgtgcgccagctgtccgaccaaggggaatatcctcttggtctgctctgtcaggGACGGCATAGTGGTACACGTTGCGTCCCTGCATTCGACGGTGTTGGGCACCTCGTACTGGTCATGTCAGCCctgctccctggattgtcgcaggcCCATGTGGCTTCCTGTGTATGGTGCCACGTATTGTCCTTGATGTTGGGCGAGGCATCTTTGATGCCAGCCGGGCCTTATCCGGTtgtcttctggaagcttctagaagACCCAGATGATgtggatgccttgtgtgcacaaaaagtggtgtggtccctgccatgtaggcagggaattgggaccatacctcttcaagtccccccagtccagtgtgccttctagttgagttgatcgtctaggagggattctggacttatgagagttgtGGTTTTTATGCATCGCGTTGGAATTGGTGAATATAAGTTGAGCCGAGTGGACGCATACCGCGTGGGTCTTggcctttgaaaaaagtgagccaaatggacgcatgccgcatgggttttggccctttgaaaaaagtgagccaaatggacgcatgccgcatgggttttggccctttgaaaaaagtgagccaaatggacgcatgccgcatgggttttggccctttgaaaaaagtgagccaaatggacgcatgccgcatgggttttggccctttgaaaaaagtgagccaaatggacgcatgccgcatgggttttggccctttgaaaaaagtgagccaaatggacgcatgccgcatgggttttggccctttaaaaaaagtgagccaaatggacgcatgccgcatgggttttggccctttgaaaaaagtgagccaaatggacgcatgccgcatgggttttggccctttgaaaaaagtgagccaaatggacgcatgccgcatgggttttggccctttgaaaaaagtgagccaaatggacgcatgccgcatgggttttggccctttgaaaaaagtgagccaaatggacgcatgccgcatgggttttggcccttttgtGCTTTCTTCTGTTTGAAGTTTGGTGGTTATGGGGAAGCGTTTGGTGTGACCGTCTGACATCCCTGTCTTTTCGGAGGTGAACAGTTGCTTTTGCAGTGACTTTCTGTCACATCAGCAGACCCTGTTGCCCATGCTTCCGAAAAATGAGGCGACGTCTTCTCTTTCCTCTGACGTGTCGGCCATCTATTGGTTACTTTTCCTGCCTCCTGACGTTCCACTATCtctcgcatttaatgcgatgagTATAAATAGCAGAGCGGTTATTCACTTTCTTCGTTCACTTTCAAATTCTTAGTGCAATTTCTCTCTACCTTCTTCTCCTTTGTTCTATCTTTCACCTTTATTCAAGTCGTTTTCTTCTTGATTTTTATCATGGCTGATAAGAATCCTACTCAAAAGAAGAGGAAACATAAGAGTAGAGCACCTCCTGGTCCTGACCAGGCCCAGATTAACTGGAAAGAAGATGAATTCCAGAACCTCGTTAGAGGACATAACTTTCGATCTGAGTGGGGGGCTCGATATCCTCCGTCTGGATCTACTGCACTGGATGCCCCCCCTGGTTTTATCACTTTATACGCTGCTTTCTTCCGGGAGGGCAATTTTAGTTTACCCATTACTAAGTTTGTTGCTGACGTTCTGAGAGGTTATGGTCTTCATATTTCTCAGATAAATGCTATTGGGCTCCCCCGGATTACTCACTTCGAGTTTGTTTGCCGGTCTTATCGAGTTGAACCGACGTTTCCAATGTTTAACACTTTTTATAGTGTTTCGTATTCCAGTGGGTTCTACTCTTTCCAGGCTAGGATGGGGGTCGCTCAGGTGTGTTCGGTGCCGATAAAGGGCATTCATGACTGGAAGCAAAAGTTTTTCTACATCCGTCGCGGTGTGATTCCGACGGATATGTCGTATAGGCATGTGGAACAAGGGGTTCCCAGGGTGGATGTTCTTCCCAACTATGGTGATCAAGACTGGTTTAAGAAGATAACTGCGAAGCCGACGGCTATTTCTCAACTGGATGAGATGGCCTTGGTTGGTGCAGGGATGAGTTTGTTGTGGGTTCCTAAACATCCGTTGGGTCAGCCTGCGTATAGCCATAAGGGCAAATGTATTGTTCTTTCATGTCTCATCCCTTGATTATTTccctttatttttattatgtgtcCTTATTTTTGTTTCCACCTTGCAGTTGGTTATAGTTTGCTGAATGCCTTGGACCCGAAATCAgcgggtgccatggttgaagcTATCCAAGCTGATGGGAATCCAACGTGGTTGGAGCAAATACATGACCGTTTTCTTCATCCTACCGATGCGAGTTTGAGTGGATACGCCAATGAAGTTCTTGGTGAGGATGATGAGGACGACTTGGTCGACGCTGGTCGAGAGGAAGTCGTTATCCTTTCTAGTGGAAGTTCTGACCGGGATGTTGAAGATCTAATATCTCATTCCGCGCGTGCAGGTACCACGCCTGTTGGTGTTGCTGAGCCGGTACATGGGTTTGCTGAGGATGATGACGATGCGGAGGCATCTGTTGATCCGTCTGCCCAGTTGGAGACGAGGAAGAGGGCAAGGACGGAGAAATCTGTGAGAAAGGAAGGGAAGAAAGAGGGTGGAGCTGCTGGATCTTCTCGTAAGCAACCTTCTACTCTTCCTTATCTAGATTATGTGGTAGTGTCTGATACATTGTCTGGCCTAGGCCCTGGGGAGGTGCGTCAAGGGTCTGATCCTGACGATAAAGCTACTTTAACTGAGCACATGAAGAAGAAGGCTCTTGATGATCATAAGCGTCATCTTGATGAACAAGCTGCTGCCCTTCTTGCGGCCAAGAAGGCCAAGCTTCAGAAGGATGCCCCCCCAGCCCCTTCTGAATCTGAGGTTGATTTGGGTGTATTTAGTGGGGGTCGAGGGAATTTGTTGGAGAAGATATTTGAGGCTTCTGCTTCCCGCCCTGGTAACTTAGTTTCTGCGTATGTTTCTGTCATCTTTCATTTTGTCTTCTTTGCTAATTGTAATTTTGTGGCAGAATCTAAGACTAACAAGAAGCCGCGGCCAGTGGATATTTCTCAGATTACTCCACCTACCTCTCCTCCTTCGAGGACTGTTGGCTTGACCCCTCCTCGAGATGATGCTGATGTAACTGTGAAGGGCGGTGAAGGATTTGAAGGTATATTTGAGGGAGGTGACGCTGCTGGTGGTGATGTTGGCGGTGATGCTGGTGGAGTTGATAAGGGTAAAGGTATTGAAGTGGAGATGGAGTCTAGTGAGACTACTCCACAACAAACCATTTACACAAAACGTCCTCCTGTTGAAGGTGGAGCCACTTCTGGCTTTGTGCGGAGTCCGCACTTTGAACAAAATCCTGGTGATTCCTGGGGTAACCCGGCTTGCGATGATTTGCCGCACGTCCCCCGTTGGGGCCTTACTCAAGGCTCCCGCATGAATGATTTGCAGAACTGTCAGGAGTTCTTCTCATTATCCCTTCCTCCTGCCGAGAGGATGTTTCAGAAAAACCGCAGCCGCTTTGCCCTTATAGATGATCATGTTACGGCTGGGGTTAACTTCTTTGCCACCTCTCAGGAGATTCTTCGTGAGTGGCGTTCTATGGGAGAAGAAACTATGGCGTTTGAGGAGGCCAAGAAGGCATTTGCTGAAGAGAAGGAAAAATTTAACACAGAGCAGAAGGGTCTGCAATGGCGGGTTACTGAGGCTGAGCGGAAATTTGA encodes:
- the LOC110925991 gene encoding uncharacterized protein LOC110925991 isoform X1, translating into MCPYFCFHLAVGYSLLNALDPKSAGAMVEAIQADGNPTWLEQIHDRFLHPTDASLSGYANEVLGEDDEDDLVDAGREEVVILSSGSSDRDVEDLISHSARAGTTPVGVAEPVHGFAEDDDDAEASVDPSAQLETRKRARTEKSVRKEGKKEGGAAGSSRKQPSTLPYLDYVVVSDTLSGLGPGEVRQGSDPDDKATLTEHMKKKALDDHKRHLDEQAAALLAAKKAKLQKDAPPAPSESEVDLGVFSGGRGNLLEKIFEASASRPESKTNKKPRPVDISQITPPTSPPSRTVGLTPPRDDADVTVKGGEGFEGIFEGGDAAGGDVGGDAGGVDKGKGIEVEMESSETTPQQTIYTKRPPVEGGATSGFVRSPHFEQNPGDSWGNPACDDLPHVPRWGLTQGSRMNDLQNCQEFFSLSLPPAERMFQKNRSRFALIDDHVTAGVNFFATSQEILREWRSMGEETMAFEEAKKAFAEEKEKFNTEQKGLQWRVTEAERKFEEQKQLNDQKQKDWESACARTNAEMQSQRDAIVRLSGEKTALAEEAHQARLAAEKKEKEYIARIDKLELLVQAKTSECEAAQRLLDEKTAECRASELLAEEASADSRWLLSRGVPLLADRILNSPELAQYMFELGGAGYNSGRKNGYAEGRCAAANNEKDYKFELYKADCDNAYAKKRREFAMLDFAVVKAAGKLALKADGVALLKKALGEDDASGAGGAGSSRT
- the LOC110925991 gene encoding uncharacterized protein LOC110925991 isoform X4, with translation MCPYFCFHLAVGYSLLNALDPKSAGAMVEAIQADGNPTWLEQIHDRFLHPTDASLSGYANEVLGTTPVGVAEPVHGFAEDDDDAEASVDPSAQLETRKRARTEKSVRKEGKKEGGAAGSSRPGEVRQGSDPDDKATLTEHMKKKALDDHKRHLDEQAAALLAAKKAKLQKDAPPAPSESEVDLGVFSGGRGNLLEKIFEASASRPESKTNKKPRPVDISQITPPTSPPSRTVGLTPPRDDADVTVKGGEGFEGIFEGGDAAGGDVGGDAGGVDKGKGIEVEMESSETTPQQTIYTKRPPVEGGATSGFVRSPHFEQNPGDSWGNPACDDLPHVPRWGLTQGSRMNDLQNCQEFFSLSLPPAERMFQKNRSRFALIDDHVTAGVNFFATSQEILREWRSMGEETMAFEEAKKAFAEEKEKFNTEQKGLQWRVTEAERKFEEQKQLNDQKQKDWESACARTNAEMQSQRDAIVRLSGEKTALAEEAHQARLAAEKKEKEYIARIDKLELLVQAKTSECEAAQRLLDEKTAECRASELLAEEASADSRWLLSRGVPLLADRILNSPELAQYMFELGGAGYNSGRKNGYAEGRCAAANNEKDYKFELYKADCDNAYAKKRREFAMLDFAVVKAAGKLALKADGVALLKKALGEDDASGAGGAGSSRT
- the LOC110925991 gene encoding uncharacterized protein LOC110925991 isoform X2, coding for MCPYFCFHLAVGYSLLNALDPKSAGAMVEAIQADGNPTWLEQIHDRFLHPTDASLSGYANEVLGEDDEDDLVDAGREEVVILSSGSSDRDVEDLISHSARAGTTPVGVAEPVHGFAEDDDDAEASVDPSAQLETRKRARTEKSVRKEGKKEGGAAGSSRPGEVRQGSDPDDKATLTEHMKKKALDDHKRHLDEQAAALLAAKKAKLQKDAPPAPSESEVDLGVFSGGRGNLLEKIFEASASRPESKTNKKPRPVDISQITPPTSPPSRTVGLTPPRDDADVTVKGGEGFEGIFEGGDAAGGDVGGDAGGVDKGKGIEVEMESSETTPQQTIYTKRPPVEGGATSGFVRSPHFEQNPGDSWGNPACDDLPHVPRWGLTQGSRMNDLQNCQEFFSLSLPPAERMFQKNRSRFALIDDHVTAGVNFFATSQEILREWRSMGEETMAFEEAKKAFAEEKEKFNTEQKGLQWRVTEAERKFEEQKQLNDQKQKDWESACARTNAEMQSQRDAIVRLSGEKTALAEEAHQARLAAEKKEKEYIARIDKLELLVQAKTSECEAAQRLLDEKTAECRASELLAEEASADSRWLLSRGVPLLADRILNSPELAQYMFELGGAGYNSGRKNGYAEGRCAAANNEKDYKFELYKADCDNAYAKKRREFAMLDFAVVKAAGKLALKADGVALLKKALGEDDASGAGGAGSSRT
- the LOC110925991 gene encoding uncharacterized protein LOC110925991 isoform X3, whose amino-acid sequence is MCPYFCFHLAVGYSLLNALDPKSAGAMVEAIQADGNPTWLEQIHDRFLHPTDASLSGYANEVLGTTPVGVAEPVHGFAEDDDDAEASVDPSAQLETRKRARTEKSVRKEGKKEGGAAGSSRKQPSTLPYLDYVVVSDTLSGLGPGEVRQGSDPDDKATLTEHMKKKALDDHKRHLDEQAAALLAAKKAKLQKDAPPAPSESEVDLGVFSGGRGNLLEKIFEASASRPESKTNKKPRPVDISQITPPTSPPSRTVGLTPPRDDADVTVKGGEGFEGIFEGGDAAGGDVGGDAGGVDKGKGIEVEMESSETTPQQTIYTKRPPVEGGATSGFVRSPHFEQNPGDSWGNPACDDLPHVPRWGLTQGSRMNDLQNCQEFFSLSLPPAERMFQKNRSRFALIDDHVTAGVNFFATSQEILREWRSMGEETMAFEEAKKAFAEEKEKFNTEQKGLQWRVTEAERKFEEQKQLNDQKQKDWESACARTNAEMQSQRDAIVRLSGEKTALAEEAHQARLAAEKKEKEYIARIDKLELLVQAKTSECEAAQRLLDEKTAECRASELLAEEASADSRWLLSRGVPLLADRILNSPELAQYMFELGGAGYNSGRKNGYAEGRCAAANNEKDYKFELYKADCDNAYAKKRREFAMLDFAVVKAAGKLALKADGVALLKKALGEDDASGAGGAGSSRT